In Allorhizobium pseudoryzae, the genomic window ATGCGCCGTGGTTCCGCAGGGCAGCACGGCTGCGGCGCTTGATCTGCCGGAGGCAGGGCCGGGCGCTGCGGTTCAGGCGGGAGCCGGTTCGTGGCCGAACGGCGAGGGTATCGAGGCAAATGCGGCTGTGGCCGCGCTTCTGGCGCGGGACGATCTGGTCGGCCCCGGCTTTCGTGCGGTCGTCGTCGTGAAGAATGGCGCCATTGTCGGCGAGCGGTATGCAGCGGGTTTTAACGACAAGACGCCGCTGCTCGGCTGGTCAATGACCAAGACGGTGAATGCCGCGTTGATTGGCCGGCTGATCGACGAGGGGCGCATGCGTCTTGATGAGCGCAACCTGATGCCGCAATGGGCAGGCGATGCGAGGCGTGACATCACCCTTGCGCAGCTTCTCGCCATGGAAAGCGGCCTTGCCTTCAACGAGGATTACGGCACCGTCGCGGATGTCACGCGCATGCTCTACCTTCAGCCGGACATGGCGGCCTTCACGGCCTCCCTGCCACTCGAAGGCACGCCGGGCCAGAGGTTCAGCTATTCGTCCGGCACGGCCGTTCTGCTGTCGCGCATCTGGATGGATCGTCTGAGTGATCGGGCAACGGCGCTCGCCTTCCCGCGCGACGCGTTGTTTGCCCCGCTTGGCATGACCAGTGCCGTGATGGAGGTGGATGCGTCCGGCACCTTCGTCGGGAGTTCGTATCTCTATGCCAGCGCGCGTGACTGGGCGCGGTTCGGCCTGTTTCTGGCTCAGAACGGCATGTGGAAGGGTGTGCGGCTTCTGCCGGATGGTTTCGTCGCGTCGATGGCTGAGCCGACCACGGCATCCGGCGGCTGGTATTCGAGGATGCAGACCTGGTTGCCGCGACCGTCCGAACGGGCGGACATGCCCGCAGACACGTTCAATCTGCAAGGGCATGATGGCCAGACGATCACCGTCATTCCGTCCCGCGGATTGGTCGTCGTGCATCTCGGGCTGACACCCTGGTCGGCTCGCTATTCGACGATGCCCCTCACAAAGGCCATTCTCCGGGTGTATCCCTGAGCCTTAGTCGCAAGCCTGCGTTGGGTGCACTTGTCTGCTGTTCACTCCAGAACGTGCAGCATGTCCTTGCGCTTGGCGTCAAAATAATAACCGCGCGCATAAAGCTTGATCGCATCGTCCGGATCATTGTCGGCCACCAGCCAGGCGCCGCGCAGGTACTTGATCGCGTATTTCAGGTTGGTCTCGGCATCAAGAAGACCATCCGGCGTGCCCTGGTAACCCATCGACTTCGCCGTCGCGTATTTGATCTGCATGAGGCCCCAGAAGCCGCGCTTGTTGTAGGCCTTGGGGTCATACCGGCTTTCGCGATGCACGACGCGGTGCACGAGCGATTCCGGTACGCCATACAGGCCCGCATAGCGGTGGATCAGCTTGCTCAGCGTCTCGTTGCTGGCATCGGCCGTCGTCGGAAGGGGTTCGCCCGGTGCCGGCGGGAAGAAGTCGGTCGACATGGCCGACAGCGGCTGGCGCGTCCCGGCATAGGCGACCATCGACGACGGGGTTGCCTTTTCGATCCGCGGACGTGGCGTCGGGATCGCGGTGAACGGACCGGTGACGTCGGCGGGAAGGGCGGTCGCCATCACCGGCCCGAGGGTCTGGGCGGATGGTGTCGTGGTATTCGTGGGCGCGGAAAGAGCAGACGGTGCGGCGAGCGGTTTCGTGATCGTCTGGCCGGAGGTTGCCATGTTGATCGCCTGCAGGCCGCCAGCCTGATTGACGGCCGTGGAGGCGACGGCAAGTGCGGGGACTGCGACTGGCTGACTGTTCTGGGCGATGGAATTGGCCGCGGTTTCTGCGGCGCGCTGCATGGGATCAGTTGACTGCGAGACGAGCGTGACGCGTCCGACTTTCTGGGCTGCGCGATTGGGGGCCGCTGCGATCTGCGTGGCCGCGGCTGATGGCGCAGTCGAATCACCGGGGAGGCGGTCTGTCTTGCCGGCCGCATGGGCGGCGGTTGCCGTGGACGCATCTGCGACGGCGGTGCCTGCATCGGCAACTGTTGCGGCGGCGACATCCGTGCCTGCCTGGCTGTTGGATGCCGTCTGAACGCTTGAGCAGCCGGAAACGGCCCCACAAATTGCCACTGCCACAATCGTGTTGCAGCCGAGAATTCGGGTTATCGCCATCGTCTCACTTTCATGAAGATGAATGTTTTCTTCCCGCCGGCACCTGACCGTTAAACATTCCATTAACGCATGACAGGCCTGTCATCAAGTCAGGGTGATCATGCAGCGATCCGGCGGTAGCCCGCGCTGACGGCGCGGCTGGCGATAAATCGCGTGCGGGGCTTGCGCGAGGCTGGATTGAGGCGCCGGGCGCGGCTGATCTTGCGTGCCGAGGATTCGGCGATCAGCAGCTGGACAAAGGGGGCGACCAGCGCTGCGAGCGCATAGGCGAGGAAGGCCTGTGCAAACGATTCGTCCGAGATCCGGAGCGAATCGGACATCTGGAAAAAGAGGCTCGCGACGACGACGGCGAAGCCCGGACCAAGGCTTGCGACAAGGATGGAAAAGAATGCCTTGTCCCACCGGCGGGCCGGGAGGTTGTCATTGTCCGCCAGACGCTGGGCAAACCGCCTTTGCTGCGAGCGCAACAGATAAAGGCCGAGAATCACGACGCCCAGCCATCCAAGCGGACGCTCCATGGCGGGGGCCAGAGTGTGGATTGCCACATAAAGCGTGCCGGCAAGTCCGCCTGCCACGAGATAGCCCAGCCAGAGGGCAGGGATCAGGAGCGCGCTTCGTGCACGTCCCTGAACTAGGCTGTAATCGCGCAGAAGCATGCCGGATGCGGAGGGAAGAAGAAGCACGAGAAGGGATGTGGCACCAAAGGCCAGCAGTGTCTCGATGCTCATCAACTCCTCCCTCCCGGATGGGCGCCTGGCTCCCATCCATCCCTGATCGTCAGGTGCGACCGGTTATGCTGCCCGCCAGGTCTGGCCAATGAAGTCCATGACCTCGCCGAACCACGGCGTCGACAGATCGAAATGCTTACCACCCTTGATACGCGGGAATTCGATCGTGCGCAATTTCCCATTCTGGTCCTCGTCGTGACCGGTCACGCCGGAGACGCCGTTGAGCGCGCTTTCGACGGCCAGATCGACCATGCTCTGGATCAGGCGCAGATCATCGCTGTTGGCCGGTGCGGAGCGCGCATAGTAACCCGATTTCTGAACCATCGAACGTTCGGCATCGAGAAGGGTTGCAAAATGTTTCTGGAACCAGGAGCCGACATTGATCGTGTCGAGCTTCACGTGGCCGAAGGCATCACGTTTGATCGCTTCACCCGCTGCCTCGCGCTCGGCAACGATCGTGTCGAGACCGGCGCCTTCGGATACGAACAGCGTCACAAAGCCGCAGGTGTCCATAATCTTGCGCAGACGGTCCGCTTCGCCCTCCAGATCGAAATGCATCTCGGGCAGGTAGAGCCCGTCGATGTTCTTCATCTGTGTGTTCATCATCAGGCCCTCGACATATTCGTTGTTCCGGGTGTCCTGGATGTAGGCGCGGGCGGTGGCCGCGGTCAGCCAGCCGCAGTTGCGGCCCATCACTTCGTGGATGACAAGGGTGCGGGGGGCCGCACTTTGTTCGTTGCTGACATGGTCGAAGAAGTGCGCGCCGACTTCGGCAGCGGTCCAGGCGCCCAGCGTCTGGCGAATCGGGAACACGTCGTTATCGACGGTTTTGGGCAGGCCAACCACTGTCAGGTCATACCCGTTCGAGGCGAGATAGGCGGCGAGGTCCGCGGCCGTGGTGTTGGTGTCGTCGCCGCCGATCGTGTGGAGGATGGTGATGCCATCGGCCGCGAGACGGTCTGCCGCGACCTTCAGCGGGTTCTCGCCTTCCTTCACCAGACCACGCTTCACGCAGTCGGCGGTGTTTGTGAGCTTCACGCGGCTGTTGCCGATCGGCGAGCCGCCGTAACGGTGCAGGAGATGCGCGCGCTCGCGCATGTTGGCCGTGATCTCGATTCGGTCGCCAAGCAGCAGTCCCTGGTAACCGGAGCGATAGGCCACCAGATCCAGTTCCGGCGCGATGTCGCTATAGCGCTCGATCAGCCCGCCGACCGCCGATGACAGACACGGTGCAAGCCCGCCCGCGGTCAGCAATCCCACTTTCTTCTTGGCCATCGAACCTCCTTTGCGCCTACGCCGCGCTTGCCAACAAAATCGGCAAATGGATGCGACAGCCCGCCGCGGCTGTAAAGTGAATTTCTCAAGAAAATCCGGTATTTCGCCGAATTTGTGGAACGCATGTCGTTTCAATCGGTTCAATTTGCAGACAGGCTGGAACGGTACGCGGGTGATGCCGTGCGGGGCGGGAACGGCGGCCAGCTTCGTCGGATCGCGGCTGCGGCAGAATGACCGGTCGGCGATCCGCACCCCCCGGATCGTCCGTAAGATGACGAAAGATTAATTGTCGGTCGGTTCCCTGCTTCTTGCCAAGGGTTCCAGAATTTGGTCAGGTGCAGCATGATTTTAGATTTCGCCTGCCTTCATTTGAGTTCATTCTGGGAGCGGCTGCTCGGCAGCGTCGGCGACGCGGCCAACAATGCGCTGTCGAGAGTGATCGAAGCGATCCGCACGCTGTTCGAAGGCGATCCGGAAACCCGCCGCCAGGTGTCCTTCTCCGTCGCGATCATCGCGCTTTCCGCCAAGATGGCCAAGGCGGATGGCGCCGTCGTGGCGTCCGAAGTGGATGCCTTCCGGCAGATCTTCGATTTCCCCGAGGAAGAAGCGAAAAACGTCGCACGTCTCTACAACCTCGCCCGTCAGGATGTGGCGGGTTACGAAGCCTATGCCGAAAAGCTCGCGAATCTGTGCGGATCGGGCGAACACAATTGCCCGATGCTGGAAAGCGTCATCGACGGCCTGTTCCACATCGCCAAGGCGGACGGCATGGTGCACGAGAAGGAACTCGCCTTCCTGCTACGCATTGCCGAGATCTTCCGCATCGACGAAAACCATTTCCGCCGCATCATGGCGCGCCACGTGCACATTGAAGGGATTGACCCCTATCTGGTGCTGGGCGTTTCGCCCTCCGATGACTTCGCCGACATCCGCAAGCAGTATCGTCGGCTTGTCGCCGAGCATCATCCGGATAAGCTGATCGCGCGCGGCGTGCCGGAAGCGTTGCATGCCGCCGCCAACGAGCGTATGGCCGCGCTGAACGCCGCCTATGCGGTGATTGCCAAGGAACGCAAGGCCGCATGAAGCTTATTCCTGATTATGCTGGTGCGAGGGTCGATCCCTCGCCGAACCATGGCGAACGCGTGGGCGTCGATGCGCCGGACATGATCATCCTGCATTATACCGGCATGCCGGATCACGGGCAGGCGCTCTCCTGGCTGAAGAACATCGAAAGCCAGGTGTCGTCGCATTATTTCGTCTGGCCGGACGGGCGCATTATCCAGATGGTGCCGGAGACGCGCCGGGCCTGGCATGCGGGCAAGAGCGTGTGGGCGGGCGAGAGCGACATCAATTCCCGTTCGATCGGTATCGAGATTGCCAATGCCGGTCATCCGGGCGGGCTTCCACCGTATGCGGAGGAGCAGATGGCGGCTGTCATCGCACTCACCCGGGACCTCATCGACCGCTGGCGGATTGCGCCGGAACGGGTGCTCGGCCATTCGGATGTGGCGCCGCGCCGCAAGGTCGATCCGGGCGAAAACTTCCCGTGGGATCGGCTTCACCGCGAAGGCATCGGGCACTGGGTCGAGCCTGGCCCGATCCGCAGTGGCCGTTACTTCCAGCGCGGGGAGGCGGGGCAGCCGATCGAGGCGCTGCAGGGCATGCTGGCGCTTTACGGTTACGGCATCGACATCACCGGTGAGTTCTGCGAGCGCACCGAGGGCGTGGTGGAAGCCTTCCAGCGGCATTTTCGGCCTGAGCGGGTGGACGGCATCGCCGACATGTCGACCATCGATACGCTACACCGGCTGCTGGCCGCCCTGCCGAAGTTCCAGGGCACCGACGAGGCCTAAGGCCTGCGTCACCTTTGCAGTGGACCGTTTGCCCGTTGCGGGGTAGCCACTGACACAAGGGAAAGACTCGGGGGAAAAGTGGGACGGCCATGGCTGCGGATTTCAGGTTCATCGTCATCGGTTGCGGCATGATGGGGGCGGCGGCGGCGCGGCATCTGTCGAAGGACGTGGACGGCGTGGCGCTGATCGGTCCCGGCGAGCCTGCCGATCCGAAGACGCATCAGGGCGTTTTCGCCAGCCATTACGACGAGGCCCGCATCACCCGTACCATCGATCCCGATCCGGTCTGGGCGCTGCTCGCCAATCGCTCCATTGCCCGTTACGGCGAGATCGAGCAGGAGAGCGGTATCTCCTTCTACCACAAGACCGGCTGCCTGATGGTGGCGCCGGAGCGCGCCAGCGGTCATGCCTATATCCGCAACATCTGTGCCGCGGCCGAGACGCTGGGCACCGGAATCGAAGTGCTATCCCGGTCGGAGCTTCCCCGGCGTTTCCCCTACTTCGGCTTCGAGCCGGGATGCGAGGGCGTGCTGGAGGCGGGCGAGGCGGGTTACATCAATCCCCGCGCCCTGGTTGCTGCCCAGAGCCGGATTGCCGAGCGCCAGGGCGTGCGGCGGATCACCGAAACGGTTGTCTCTGTGCGGGATGAGGGTGGTCTTGCCGTGGTGCGGACGGCGGAAGGCGGCACGTACACCGCCGAGAAGGCGCTGGTGGCGGCCGGCGGTTTTTCCATTGCGGAGAGTCTCTTGAGCGAACCGCTTCAGATGTCGGTTTATGCGCGCACTGTTACCTTCTTCGAGATCGATGAGGGCGAGCTTGGGCGTTATGCCTGCATGCCGTCGCTGATCTACGAACCGCGCGATCCCTCCAAGCACATCTACATGCTGCCACCGGTGCGCTATCCGGACGGCAAGGTCTACCTCAAGATCGGCGGCGATCAGGACGACGTGATCCTGACGGGCGACGCCGAGATGCGCGCCTGGTTCCGCACCGGCGGACGCGAGGCGGTGCGCGACCATCATCTTGCCATCATGGAGCACCTGGTGCCCGGCCTTGACCGCACCCGTGTCTCGACCGGTGCCTGTGTCGTGTCGAAGACGCCGAGCGGCTATCCGATCATTGCCCCGACATCTTCGCCGAGGATCGCACTCCTGACCGGCGGCTGCGGCGCGGCGGCCAAGAGCTCCGACGAAATCGGCAGGCTCGGTGCGCAACTGCTCCTGAACGGGCAGATCGAGGATGAGCCCTATCCGGTGCCGTTTTCGGCGAGCTTCGGGTAAATCACTGAGCCGCGGCACTTTCATTCGCCCCACAAACCGTCTAAGGAGCCCCTGCCAGTTGGCCGGGCAGCCGCGCTTTACCAATGCCGAAAGGCGGTAGGGTGAGGAAAGTCCGGGCTCCACGGAAATACGGTGCCGGATAACGTCCGGCGGGGGCGACCCCAGGGAAAGTGCCACAGAAAGGAAACCGCCCCGCCTGCTGTCCTGCTCTTCGATCCGGAGCAGGAGAGCTGGCGGGGTAAGGGTGAAAGGGTGGGGTAAGAGCCCACCGCGGGCCTGGCAACAGGGACGGCAAGGTAAACCCCACCGGGAGCAAGACCGAATAGGGATGACGCGGGTGCCGCTTGCGGCACTACAGCCTGTTTCCGGGCCAGTCATCCGGGTGGGTTGCGTGAGGCAACGTGCAAACGTTGTCCCAGATGAATGGCTGCCACGTTCCGGCGTTCGCGTCGGTGCCATACAGAACCCGGCTTACAGGCCAACTGGCGATTTCAATTTTGAATAGAAGCAACCACAGGGCGGTTTCGCCGGGCGTGGGGAGCGGGTGCTTGGCACAGCGCCAGCCTCCTTTCGGCAGGCTGCGATTTCACGTTTGGCGTGTGTCGACGGTTGCCGCTGCTGTAGATGTTCACGCTAATGTGTATCTGTTCCCAAAGGGTTAGTGGCGGATTTGGCGCGGTTGCAGTGCACATATGACGCGTGCAGAGGCCGTGTCCCGCTAACCCTTTGTTAAACTTAACGGCTTATAAATATTTCAGGCTGCCGCGTCTCCGTGTGGCGGCTTCCCATTGACGCCCATATGGTCCCATGGTATCCCAAAATCACACTGCAAGCGGGCAATCAGTTGCCCTTTCATCGGACAGTAGCGGGCCGGTTCCATCACGGAACATTGGGCGGAGGTCTCTTCGCCTGAGCGGTCGGGTTGTGTCCTTTGGCGTGCGTGGTGCGGGGCGCGTGCGTGTCCTGTCATTTTGTGGGGCGGATGTTTGGCGTCATGAACCGCTTCTTGTCCAATGCGACGAACAAGATCGATGCGAAGGGCCGGGTCTCCGTGCCTGCTCCCTTTCGTGCGGTCATCGCGCAGCGGAATATCCAGGAGCTTTACTGTCTCCAGGATCTTGTCTTTCCGGCGATCAGCGTCGGTGGTCCGGATCTGCTCGAGCGTTACGAGCGGCAGATCGCGTCCGCCGATCCGTTCTCGCCGGAGGCGAATGCGATGTCGCTGCTGGTTCACGGTGGCGGCGTCTTCATGCGGCTCGATGCGGAGGGCCGTCTCATGGTCACGGATTTCATCCGGGACTTCACCGGCATCACGACAGAGGTCTCCTTTGTCGGGCGGTCGGATCATTTTCAGCTTTGGCAGCCGCAGGCGTTTCACGAGGCGCAGGCGGCGGCGCGAGAGGGTCGAGCCCGGTTTGGGGCGCGGTCCACTTGAAACAGGGGACCGGAATGGCGGCGAATCTTGGCGACGGAGTTTCCGAGGCTGATGGCGGACCGGTCCGCCACATTCCGGTGATGCTGGAGGAGGTGCTGTCCAGCCTTTCTCCCGCGCCTGGCAAGGTTATCCTAGATGGTACCTTTGGCGCGGGTGGTTATACCCGCGCCATTCTTGCCTGCGGCGCCAACGTCATTGCGCTTGATCGTGATCCCAATGCGATTGCCGGCGGTCAGGCGCTGGTGGCGGAATCACAAGGCCGCCTGACGCTCGTTCCGACACAATTTTCGGCGCTTGCCGAGCATGCCCCGGCCGATGGCCTCGACGGCGTCGTGCTCGATATCGGTGTCTCCTCCATGCAGATCGACGAGGCTGAGCGCGGCTTCTCCTTCCAGAGGAACGGACCGCTCGACATGCGCATGTCGGCCTCCGGCGTGTCAGCTGCCGATGTCGTCAATCGCGCCAAGGCGGGTGATCTTGCCCGCATCTTCGGTTTTCTCGGCGAGGAAAAGCAGGCGGGCCGGATTGCGCGCGCCATCGAGAAGCGCCGCGCGACGGAGCCGTTTTCCACCACGCGCGACCTTGCCAACCTCATCGAGAGCGTCAATCCGCGCAAGGCCAAGGACAAGATCCACCCGGCGACACGCGTCTTCCAGGCGCTGCGCATCTTCGTCAATGATGAGCTCGGCGAGTTGGCTCGTGCGCTGTTTGCCGCCGAACGCGCTTTGAAGCCCGGCGGCCGGCTGGTGATCGTCAGCTTCCATTCGCTGGAGGATCGCATCGTCAAGCGCTACCTCGCCGATCGCTCCGGCAAGGCTGCGGGTTCCCGGCACCTGCCGATGGTGGAGGACAAGCCTGCCGTCTTCGAACCGGTCGGCAAGGGCATGATGTCGGCCTCGAAGGACGAGGCGGAGGTCAATCCGCGCGCCCGGTCCGCCAAGCTGCGCGCCGCCTTCCGGACGGCTGCACCGGCGCGCCCGGCGGATTTCTCAATCTTCGACCTTCCCGAACTCGCCAGCCTCGACAAGTTGGGAGCCTGATCATGCTGAGAAGTTTCGACTTCATTCTCATCGGCGTCATGACGGCCACCGCCGTGGTGACCTATACGATCAAGCACAAGGCCGAACTCAAGCTGGAGGAGGTGCATCGCCTCGAAAGCGAGATCAAGCTCGAGCGCGATACGATCGATCTTCTGAAGGCCGACTGGGCGCTGCTGACGCAGCCGAACCGCCTGCACCGGCTGATCAACGTCTACCAATCCGAACTCGATCTCGTTCCGACGGCGCCGACACAGCTCGCCATGCCGAAGGAACTGCCGATGCCGAAATCGCAGTTGCCGCAACCCGAAACGACGATCGAGCAATTGATCGCCGGCGTTGATCCGGAAGTGCGCGCAGCCATCCGCGGTGTCGACAAGGCGAAGGCGACCAAGGCCGCATCGACCGTGCCGGTTCCCCTGCCGCGGGCAGCGAGATCAATCGATGTCATTTCTACAGGATCGGTGGAGGACTAATGGCTTTCCTTTCGCGGATCATGGTGCTGAAGAGCAGGGCACATTTTTCGGCCGGCGCCAACGGCATCCGTGCCGGTTCGGCCGGTGCGAAGTTCGAGGGGTCTCGCAAGCGCAAAGCGACCCAGGCCCGCACGCGCATTGGCCTGATCATGGTTGCCTTCGTGGCCTTTTACGGCGTGATCGGCGCGCGCCTCACTTATTACGGGCTGCGCGAACCGGAAACGACGTCGAGCATCATGCCGGCGGACCGGTTGATGGCGTCGCGTCCGGACATTCTCGATCGCAACGGCGAGGTTCTCGCCACCGACATTCGCACCGTCTCGCTGTTTGCCGAACCGCACAAGATCGTTGATGCGGACGAAGTGATCGAGAAGCTGCGCACCGTCCTGCCGGATATCGATGCCAAGCAGATCTATGGCAAGCTGCGCTCCAATTCCCGCTTCCAGTGGCTGCGCCGGCAGCTGACGCCGAAGCAGCAGAGCGAAATCCTGGCGCTCGGCATTCCGGGCATCGGCTTCCGCCCGGAAAAGCGGCGCTTCTATCCGGGTGGCGCGACGGCGGCCCATATCGTCGGTTACGTCAACATCGACAATCGCGGCGTCGCCGGCATGGAGCGTTACATCGACAGCCAGGGTCTCGCGGATCTTGCCGCCGTCGGCATGACGAGCAGCCAGCCGCTGGAGCCGGTGAAGCTCTCGATCGACGTGCGCGTGCAGGCGATTCTGCGCGACGTGCTCACCTCCTCGATCACCAAGTTCAAGGCCAAGGGGGCGGGCGGCGTGGTGCTTGATGCCCATACCGGCGAAATCCTCGCCATGTCCTCCGTGCCGGATTTCGATCCGAATGATCCGGCCGCCGGCGGCGAAGAAGGCTGGCTCAACCGCATGTCGAACGGCACGTTCGAAATGGGTTCCACCTTCAAGTCGTTCACGCTCGCCATGGCGCTGGACAGCGGCAAGGTGAAGATGACCGACAGTTTCGATGCGCGCTATCCGATCAAGATTGGCGGCTTCACCATCAAGGATTTCCACGGCAAGGGGCGCTTCCTCACCGTGCCGGAAGTGTTCCAGTATTCCTCCAACATCGGCACGGCCAAGATGGCCGACGTGGTCGGCATCGACGGCCACAAGGCCTTCCTCACCAAGCTGGGCCTTTTGACACGGATGCAGACGGAACTGCCGGAAGTGGCGATGCCGAGCCAGCCGCGTGAATGGAAGAAGATCAACTCGGTGACGATCTCCTTCGGCCATGGTGTCTCCACCACGCCGCTGCAGACGGCGGTGGCCGGTGCGGCGCTGGTCAATGGCGGCAAGCTGATCGAACCGACTTTCCTGCCGCGCAACGAAGTGCAGGCGGAATCGGCCGCCACGCAGGTGATCAAGCCGACCACCAGCGACAACATGCGCTGGCTGTTCGAGTGGAACGGCGTCAACGGGTCGGGCAAGAACGCGCTGGTGCCGGGTTTTGACGTGGGTGGCAAGACGGGGACGGCCGACAAGGTCATCAACGGCCGTTACAACCACGACCACAACTTCAACGCCTTCCTTGCGGCCTTCCCGATCTACCATCCGAAATATGTCGTGCTGACCTTCATTGACGATCCGCGCAGCGAAACGGACCGCGCGGTGCTCGCCGGAAACAGCGCAGCACCGATGGTCAAGGAGATCATTTCCCGTTCGGCGGCGATTCTCGGTGTAAAACCGCGCTTCGGTGAGAACGGCTCCGCCATGCTTGTGTCCTATTAGGACATAATGAATGGACCCGACGATTCGCGGCCCTAGATCAGGCCGCAGCGCGAGAGAGGGTGCCTATGAATTTGAGAACACTCTCCGGAAGTGATTTTCCGGAGATCGAAACCGTGCTTGCCGGACCTGCCGGCGACTTGACCGTCACCGGGATCTCTGCCGATAGCCGGCAGATCACGCCGGGTATGCTGTTCGTGGCGATTGCCGGCACGAAGGGGGACGGCGCAAGCTATGCCGCCGACGCGATCGGTCGCGGTGCGGTCGCGGTCGTCGCCGGTCATCCGCTCGATCTCGCCGTGCCGGTGCTGACGGTCGATCATCCGCGCCGGTTCCTGGCGCTGTCCGCCAGCCGTTTCTTCGGCGCCCAGCCGGCCACCATGGTGGCGGTGACGGGCACGGCGGGCAAGACCTCGGTTGCCTCCTTCACGCGGCAGATCTGGGCGCAAGCCGGCCTTGCCGCCGCGCAGATCGGCACCACCGGCGTGATCTCGCCCTTGCGCAACGACTACGGTTCGCTGACGACGCCCGATCCGGTCGCGCTGCACCGGCTGTTGTCCGACCTGGTCCAGGAAGGCGTCACCCATGCAGCGATGGAAGCCTCGAGCCACGGCCTCGACCAGAGCCGGCTTGACGGCGTGACGCTCTCTGCCGCCGCCTTCACCAATCTCGGCCGCGACCATATGGACTACCATCCGACGATGGAGGACTACATGGCCGCCAAGATGCGGCTGTTCGACACGCTTCTGCCGAAGGGCCGTCCGGCGGTGATCTTTGCCGATGATGCCTGGTCAAGCAAGGCGATCGAGACGGCGGCTGCCGCAGGGCATGATGTGCGCACCGTCGGTCGCGCCGGCAATTTCCTCGCGTTGAAGCGGGTCGAACATTTCCGCCACAAGCAGATGATCGAGGTCCATCACGAGGGGCAGATCTTCGAGGTGGACATTCCGCTGGCCGGCGATTTCCAGGTGGCCAATGCGCTCGTCG contains:
- the rsmH gene encoding 16S rRNA (cytosine(1402)-N(4))-methyltransferase RsmH: MAANLGDGVSEADGGPVRHIPVMLEEVLSSLSPAPGKVILDGTFGAGGYTRAILACGANVIALDRDPNAIAGGQALVAESQGRLTLVPTQFSALAEHAPADGLDGVVLDIGVSSMQIDEAERGFSFQRNGPLDMRMSASGVSAADVVNRAKAGDLARIFGFLGEEKQAGRIARAIEKRRATEPFSTTRDLANLIESVNPRKAKDKIHPATRVFQALRIFVNDELGELARALFAAERALKPGGRLVIVSFHSLEDRIVKRYLADRSGKAAGSRHLPMVEDKPAVFEPVGKGMMSASKDEAEVNPRARSAKLRAAFRTAAPARPADFSIFDLPELASLDKLGA
- the ftsL gene encoding cell division protein FtsL, coding for MLRSFDFILIGVMTATAVVTYTIKHKAELKLEEVHRLESEIKLERDTIDLLKADWALLTQPNRLHRLINVYQSELDLVPTAPTQLAMPKELPMPKSQLPQPETTIEQLIAGVDPEVRAAIRGVDKAKATKAASTVPVPLPRAARSIDVISTGSVED
- a CDS encoding peptidoglycan D,D-transpeptidase FtsI family protein — encoded protein: MAFLSRIMVLKSRAHFSAGANGIRAGSAGAKFEGSRKRKATQARTRIGLIMVAFVAFYGVIGARLTYYGLREPETTSSIMPADRLMASRPDILDRNGEVLATDIRTVSLFAEPHKIVDADEVIEKLRTVLPDIDAKQIYGKLRSNSRFQWLRRQLTPKQQSEILALGIPGIGFRPEKRRFYPGGATAAHIVGYVNIDNRGVAGMERYIDSQGLADLAAVGMTSSQPLEPVKLSIDVRVQAILRDVLTSSITKFKAKGAGGVVLDAHTGEILAMSSVPDFDPNDPAAGGEEGWLNRMSNGTFEMGSTFKSFTLAMALDSGKVKMTDSFDARYPIKIGGFTIKDFHGKGRFLTVPEVFQYSSNIGTAKMADVVGIDGHKAFLTKLGLLTRMQTELPEVAMPSQPREWKKINSVTISFGHGVSTTPLQTAVAGAALVNGGKLIEPTFLPRNEVQAESAATQVIKPTTSDNMRWLFEWNGVNGSGKNALVPGFDVGGKTGTADKVINGRYNHDHNFNAFLAAFPIYHPKYVVLTFIDDPRSETDRAVLAGNSAAPMVKEIISRSAAILGVKPRFGENGSAMLVSY
- a CDS encoding UDP-N-acetylmuramoyl-L-alanyl-D-glutamate--2,6-diaminopimelate ligase; translation: MNLRTLSGSDFPEIETVLAGPAGDLTVTGISADSRQITPGMLFVAIAGTKGDGASYAADAIGRGAVAVVAGHPLDLAVPVLTVDHPRRFLALSASRFFGAQPATMVAVTGTAGKTSVASFTRQIWAQAGLAAAQIGTTGVISPLRNDYGSLTTPDPVALHRLLSDLVQEGVTHAAMEASSHGLDQSRLDGVTLSAAAFTNLGRDHMDYHPTMEDYMAAKMRLFDTLLPKGRPAVIFADDAWSSKAIETAAAAGHDVRTVGRAGNFLALKRVEHFRHKQMIEVHHEGQIFEVDIPLAGDFQVANALVAAGLAISTGVAPKVAMAALEKLVGASGRLELVGQTGQGALVYVDYAHKPDALNNVLTSVRPFTTGRVMVVFGCGGDRDKGKRPIMGEVATRLADMVIVTDDNPRSEDPATIRSEIMAAAPQAREIGDRAEAIRFAVSQLTAGDTLIVAGKGHEEGQTIGTTVLPFSDHAEVRKALEELKQ